GTCACGATCCCGGCCAGGTCCGCCGGGGCGAGACCCGCCGCCTCGCACGCCTGCCGCACGACGGCGGGCAGTTCGCCGGTGGCCCACCGGAACACCGCCTGCCCCTCCTGGGCGAACCTGGGCCGCCACTCGTCGACCAGGCGCACGGCGTCCCCCCGCGTCGGGTCCGAACCCCAGGTGACCGGCCCGATCCCGGCCTGTTCGGACGCGCTGAGCACGGCCGCGCCGGCGCCGTCGCCGAGCAGGACGCACGTGCTGCGGTCGGTCCAGTCGGTGACGTCGGACATCTTCTCCGCGCCGATCACCAGGGCGTGCCGGGCGGCGCCCGCGCGCAGCGAGTGGTCGGCGACGGCCAGGGCCGTGCAGAACCCGGCGCAGCCGTTGTTCAGGTCGAACGCCACCGCCGCCGGGATGCCCAGCCGGGCCGCGACCTGGGCGGCGATGGACGGGCAGCGGTCGATCGCCGAGCAGGTCGCGACCGTGACCAGGCCGATGTCGGCCGGTTCCAGGCCCGCGCCGGCCACGGCCTTGGCCGCCGCGGCGGCGGCGAGGTCGGTGACCGACTCGTCGGGCGCGGCGATGCGGCGGGTGGCGATGCCGGTGCGGCGGCGGATCCACTCGTCGTTGGTGTCGACCATCGTCGCCAGGTCGTCGTTGGTCAGGACGCGGGCGGGCTGGTGGTGCCCCAGGGCGGCGATCCGGCTTCCCGGCACGGTGGTTCTCCTCGGCTCGAAGGTGGCGCGAATATAGCAACCGATCGGTCGGAAGCTAAGATGGTCGACATGAGTCCGCGCAAGTCCGCCGTCGAAGCCCGCGGCACCCGGGACCGCATCGTGGCGCGCGGGATGGCGCTCGCCTCCGTCGACGGCCTGGAGGGGTTGACCATCGGGCGGTTGGCCGCCGACCTCGGCATGAGCAAGGCCGGGGTGCTGGGCCACTTCGGCACCAAGCAGGCGTTGCAGCTCGCCGCGCTGCGGACGGCCTCGGAGGTGTTCACGCGGACGGTGTGGCGGCCGGTCGAGCACCTCGAACCGGGGCTGACCCGGCTGCGGGCGCTGTTCGGGACGTGGGCGGACTACCTGGAGACCGAGCGGGACAGCTTCCCCGGCGGGTGCCTGTTCACCACGGCCTCGATCGAGTTCGACGCGCGCGGCGGCCCCGTGCGCGACTTCGTCGCCCGCCTGTTCACCGCGTGGCGGCGGCGCCTGGCGGGCGAGGTCCGCACCGCCGTCGCGCACGGCGACCTGCCCGCGGACACCGACCCCGAGCAGGTCGCGTTCGAGGTCTTCGGCGTGTTCTTCGCGCTGAACCAGGAGATCCACCTGTTCGGCGCCGCCGACGCCGTCGCCCGCACCCGCCGCGCCCTGGACCGCGTCCTGGCCGGCTAACGTGGACGCCGTGGCCACCGGATCGACGACCGCACGGCGTCACCAGCTCCGCGACTTCCTGCGCGCCCGGCGGGCGCGGATCACGCCCGAGGACGTCGGCATGCCCGCGGCGGGACGGCGGCGCACGCCGGGGTTGCGGCGCGAGGAGGTCGCCGTGCTCGCCGGGGTCGGGGTGTCCTGGTACACGTGGCTGGAGCAGGGCCGCGACATCCGCGTCTCGGGCGAGGTCCTCGACGCCGTCGCCCGCGCGCTGCGGCTGAGCGACACCGAGCGGGCGCACCTGTACGTGCTGGCCGGCCTGAACCCGCCGCGCCCGGTGGGCCGGGACCGCGAGGTCACCCCGCAGCTGCGCCGGCTGGTGGACGCGTGGTCGCCCAACCCCGCCATCCTGCGCGACCGGTACCACAACCTGCTCGCGATCAACGACGGCACGCGGACCGTGCTCGGCTACGACGACACCGACCACAACTGCCTGATCTCCTTCTTCACCCACGTCCGCTACCGCGAACCCCACGAGCACTGGGCGTCCGTGGCGCCCGTGGTCGTGGCCTCGTTCCGCGCGGCGGCGGCGCACGCCCCCGACGACCCGGAGTTCCAGCGGCTGGTCGCCGAGCTGACCGACCTGAGCCCGGAGTTCGCCCGGCTGTGGGCGCGGCACGACGTGGGCGTGCCCGAGCAGGCGGTGAAGGCCGTGCACCACCCCGAGGTCGGCGAGCTGCTGTTCGACCTGACCACGCTGACCGTCACCGACCACCCGGACTGGTACCTGGAGCTGTACCACCCGAGGCCGGGCACGCCGACCGCCGAGCTGGTCGAGCGGCTGTCCTTGCCCAGGGTGGTGGTGGCACACCCAGGTTAGGTGCGCACTGCCTGGACGTGTTCCCGATGGCCAGGCTGGTGGTCATGAACAACCGATTCGACGGCAAGACCGCTCTCGTGACCGGCGGCACCAGCGGCATGGGCCTGGCGGTCGCCCGCCGCCTAGTCGCCGAGGGTGCGCGGGTCGTGATCACCGGCCGCGACAAGGCCCGCCTGGACGCCGCCCTCGAGCCCGGCGTGCACGGCGTGGCCGGGGACGTGTCCTCCCTGGCCGACCTGGACGCGCTGGTGGACGAGGTGCGCTCCCGCTTCGGCCGGCTGGACGTCGTGTTCGCCAACGCGGGCGTCGGCTCGTTCCAGCCCGCGGCCGAGGTGACGGAGGCGGAGTTCGACCGGGTGGTGGGCGTGAACTTCAAGGGCGTCTACTTCACCGTCGTCAAGACCCTGCCGCTGCTGGTGGACGGGGGCGCGGTGGTGATCAACGCGTCGTGGACGCTGCACCGGGGCATGGCGGGGGCGTCTCTTTATGCCGCGACCAAGGCCGCCGTGCACAACCTGTCGCGGACGTTGGCGGCCGAGCTGGCGCCGAGGCGGATCCGGGTGAACTCGGTGAGCCCCGGGTACATCGAGACGCGGATGTACCACGAGAACGTGTCGCCGGACCTGCACGACAGCGTGGTCGCCGGGGTGGCGGCCGGGCGGCTGGGGACGTCGGAGGAGGTGGCGGCGGCGGTCGCCTTCCTCGCGTCGGACGAGGGCGCGTACGTCAACGGGCAGGACTTGGTGGTCGACGGCGGTGTCGTCGCGACCGTGGCGGGACCGATGGCCTGAGCGTCAGGCGAGCAGGACCGGGCAGGCCGAGTG
This DNA window, taken from Saccharothrix variisporea, encodes the following:
- a CDS encoding beta-ketoacyl-ACP synthase III; translation: MPGSRIAALGHHQPARVLTNDDLATMVDTNDEWIRRRTGIATRRIAAPDESVTDLAAAAAAKAVAGAGLEPADIGLVTVATCSAIDRCPSIAAQVAARLGIPAAVAFDLNNGCAGFCTALAVADHSLRAGAARHALVIGAEKMSDVTDWTDRSTCVLLGDGAGAAVLSASEQAGIGPVTWGSDPTRGDAVRLVDEWRPRFAQEGQAVFRWATGELPAVVRQACEAAGLAPADLAGIVTHQANLRIIEAIARQLDLPEQVVVAQDVVESGNTSAASVPLALSKLVDRGDLPSGAPVLLFAFGGGLSWAGQVVTAP
- a CDS encoding TetR/AcrR family transcriptional regulator, which produces MSPRKSAVEARGTRDRIVARGMALASVDGLEGLTIGRLAADLGMSKAGVLGHFGTKQALQLAALRTASEVFTRTVWRPVEHLEPGLTRLRALFGTWADYLETERDSFPGGCLFTTASIEFDARGGPVRDFVARLFTAWRRRLAGEVRTAVAHGDLPADTDPEQVAFEVFGVFFALNQEIHLFGAADAVARTRRALDRVLAG
- a CDS encoding helix-turn-helix transcriptional regulator produces the protein MATGSTTARRHQLRDFLRARRARITPEDVGMPAAGRRRTPGLRREEVAVLAGVGVSWYTWLEQGRDIRVSGEVLDAVARALRLSDTERAHLYVLAGLNPPRPVGRDREVTPQLRRLVDAWSPNPAILRDRYHNLLAINDGTRTVLGYDDTDHNCLISFFTHVRYREPHEHWASVAPVVVASFRAAAAHAPDDPEFQRLVAELTDLSPEFARLWARHDVGVPEQAVKAVHHPEVGELLFDLTTLTVTDHPDWYLELYHPRPGTPTAELVERLSLPRVVVAHPG
- a CDS encoding glucose 1-dehydrogenase — encoded protein: MNNRFDGKTALVTGGTSGMGLAVARRLVAEGARVVITGRDKARLDAALEPGVHGVAGDVSSLADLDALVDEVRSRFGRLDVVFANAGVGSFQPAAEVTEAEFDRVVGVNFKGVYFTVVKTLPLLVDGGAVVINASWTLHRGMAGASLYAATKAAVHNLSRTLAAELAPRRIRVNSVSPGYIETRMYHENVSPDLHDSVVAGVAAGRLGTSEEVAAAVAFLASDEGAYVNGQDLVVDGGVVATVAGPMA